The Actinomadura sp. WMMB 499 genome includes a window with the following:
- a CDS encoding type I polyketide synthase, with protein MNPGQDTAVAVTGLACRFPGAPDADAFWRLLTEGREGLARLTDEQLAERGVPRALRRDPAYVPVAGLIDGQDRFDPVPFGFTGAEAALLDPQHRLFLECAWQSLEQAGHGGGRGAGSVGVFAGAAQSSYLASNLWDRWDPTGGGADPAGSLQAAMATQTDYLPLQTAYRLNLTGPALAVNTTCSTSLVAVHVAVQSLLSGECDTALAGGVSLIVPQGHGYLSTPDGIYSADGRVRAFSAEGTGIVYSQGAGAVVLRRLRDALDDGDPVLAVVHGTAVNNDGAAKAGFTAPSVRGQARVLAEAQAVAGIEPRQVGYVEAHGTATRIGDPIEVAALRKVFGESGPAWCGLGSVKSNIGHANAAAGIASFIKTVLAVRERTLPASLHARPVSELLGLAGSPFGVVTETRPWDGPPLAGISSFGIGGTNAHVVVGPAPDRAPAAPDPRPHPIVLSAREPAALREAAGTLAARAREGGGYDRADLAHTLQAGREHLPYRLSAGSFGELAAAAPSGPVTAAPRLVFAFPGGGSARPGMGAALYGAEPVFAACVDECADLFGDLLGVDVREIVRAGDAERAHGPVHGLPALYAVSLATARLLESWGIVPDTVLGHSLGEYTAAVVGGALRPEDAARLIAARSTAMAEAAGDGAMLAVPLGEDAARELLDRHRDVDLAVVNAPEACVVSGPRAPVAALEDELCASGIEPSRLRFDGAAHSRLIDGALPAMRAAATGLTGRVPAIRAISTVTGRAVGAEFGTAEHWVRQLREPVRFSAAVRAAVGDGTGTSARPAVLVQVGPGAALAALARSHGLEPLVAAVPALAVESGADDLAAAHAAAGQLWTRGVEVDFAAMHRPGRRRVAAPGYAFQRRRFWIDPPRRPAGLGDGEAPDETDPLQVPVWRQTAPLPAHRAADGRWLVAGPDGAATERLAAALAEAGARTTVLTGEGEAPDPAPGGEWTGAIVLAGGSGGPDGVTGDVLRHARLARIIAAAEDPPAFLLLLTRGAQRVEGADRPDPAAAAALALPRVLAQEQPGLRWRTLDLDERADVPARVLDELADLTGGRESGVETAVRSGVRWTRGLRPWRPAAPDGTPPRRGHIALITGGLGDVGLTTAAHLGRLGLRVVITSRSGPPADGDRARRLRTLAGEGLDVEVRRVDAADAAATAALVAELAARAPIDLVVHAAGVVASADLQPLRNVTAGHVTGHVAAKIEGALALRAAIEALPPDRRPATVVLMSSAGTLLGGIGMGPYCAANRYLDALAEAAAGSTGEAGPSGGTRWVSAVWDAWKVGPMGGERQVRLTFALDAPTGMGALDRIVAAGGPGTPPVVAVSTTDLRERAATAAHTEPAAPGDADEGAELTADQRAVAEVWSDLLGVPVTSPDADFFALGGHSLLATRMLDTLRRAFGTELRLRDLLARPTLGALAELLAATGAEPAAPETVPVEAGEAGDAADEADDGTFPMTRVQHAYWVGRGGGYALGDIACHFYLEYDCPDLDVARYENAWRAVIDRHPMLRTVTTARGRLKTLDHVPPYRIRVHDLTRLDEDGRDARLARLRARLSRDPGPSDRWPLLHVEAARLPDGRVRLFIGVDVLVCDAGSYWIIDREVRRRYADPDAALPDIGVDFAACARTLEAERDGAAWRAAAGYWRERLDTLPGPPPLPVSPLDGPPVFVRRTARLAPAEWDALRAEAARRGTTPTAVLLAAYAETLADWSGGSHFALTLTLFDRPPIHPDVDLVVGDFTSLLIHEVDRRGPGTFAGRVRAVHRRLFADLDHRAYSALDLLSERATRTGEVGSVPVVFTSALGLEDLVGGEPDLQWVGEQVHALSQTPQVWLDHQVLVQRGELLLQWDAVDGLLPSDEVDRAFAAYADRVRTLATDPAAWDEPAPEPPVAEPPVAESVAEPATGPAMAAGPAMAAGPAAAGAPRASATVSDNVLVPLRDGTGDRTLFLLHPSGGDVMCYVELSGLVDAAYSVVAVTDPGLLGDPAPGDLTGLARAYAAAVRQRSGGPYVLGGWSMGGSLGQEVVRLLAEDGRHVESLLMFDANDPTHITPIEAPTADAAEAEATVRLLAAYEAFGGVDLGTGTEEERAKLRGLAPGARYSEVSRRLRGHRLLGRREDVRDRIAVFARHLRGLAAHAPGRVGDARVRTLLVRADHPAARNSGIGMGVDDTPPGLPDLGWGRHLAGPLDVHGLGTDHYGLLRPPALPELAALIDRALPRP; from the coding sequence ATGAACCCCGGCCAGGACACCGCCGTCGCCGTCACCGGGCTGGCCTGCCGCTTCCCGGGCGCGCCGGACGCCGACGCCTTCTGGCGGCTGCTCACCGAAGGCCGCGAGGGGCTCGCCCGCCTCACCGACGAGCAGCTCGCCGAGCGCGGGGTGCCCCGCGCGCTGCGCCGCGACCCCGCCTACGTCCCGGTCGCCGGGCTGATCGACGGGCAGGACCGGTTCGACCCCGTCCCGTTCGGGTTCACCGGCGCCGAGGCGGCGCTGCTCGACCCGCAGCACCGGCTCTTCCTGGAGTGCGCCTGGCAGTCGCTGGAGCAGGCGGGGCACGGCGGGGGGCGGGGCGCGGGCTCGGTCGGGGTGTTCGCGGGCGCGGCGCAGAGCTCCTACCTGGCCTCGAACCTGTGGGACCGGTGGGACCCGACGGGCGGCGGCGCCGATCCGGCCGGGAGCCTGCAGGCGGCGATGGCCACGCAGACCGACTACCTGCCCCTGCAGACCGCCTACCGGCTGAACCTCACCGGCCCGGCGCTGGCCGTCAACACCACCTGCTCCACCTCGCTGGTCGCCGTGCACGTGGCGGTCCAGTCGCTGCTGTCCGGCGAGTGCGACACGGCGCTGGCGGGCGGGGTGTCGCTGATCGTCCCGCAGGGCCACGGCTACCTCTCCACTCCGGACGGCATCTACTCGGCGGACGGGCGCGTCCGGGCGTTCTCCGCCGAGGGCACGGGGATCGTGTACAGCCAGGGCGCGGGCGCCGTCGTGCTGCGCCGCCTCCGGGACGCCCTGGACGACGGCGATCCCGTCCTCGCCGTCGTGCACGGGACGGCGGTGAACAACGACGGGGCGGCCAAGGCCGGGTTCACCGCGCCGTCCGTGCGCGGGCAGGCGCGGGTGCTGGCCGAGGCGCAGGCCGTCGCCGGGATCGAGCCCCGGCAGGTCGGGTACGTGGAGGCGCACGGCACCGCGACCCGCATCGGCGATCCGATCGAGGTCGCGGCGCTGCGGAAGGTGTTCGGGGAGAGCGGCCCGGCCTGGTGCGGGCTGGGCTCGGTCAAGTCCAACATCGGGCACGCCAACGCCGCCGCCGGGATCGCCTCCTTCATCAAGACCGTGCTGGCGGTGCGGGAGCGGACGCTGCCCGCCTCCCTGCACGCGCGTCCGGTCAGCGAGCTGCTCGGGCTCGCCGGGTCCCCGTTCGGCGTGGTGACCGAGACGCGGCCGTGGGACGGCCCGCCGCTGGCCGGGATCAGCTCGTTCGGCATCGGCGGCACCAACGCGCACGTGGTCGTCGGCCCCGCCCCCGACCGCGCGCCCGCCGCGCCGGATCCTCGCCCGCACCCGATCGTCCTGTCCGCGCGGGAGCCCGCCGCGCTCCGCGAGGCCGCCGGGACGCTCGCCGCCCGCGCCCGCGAAGGCGGCGGGTACGACCGGGCCGACCTGGCGCACACGTTGCAGGCCGGACGGGAACACCTGCCGTACCGGCTGTCGGCCGGATCGTTCGGCGAGCTGGCCGCGGCGGCACCGTCCGGTCCCGTGACGGCGGCGCCGCGGCTGGTGTTCGCCTTCCCGGGCGGCGGCAGCGCCCGCCCCGGGATGGGCGCGGCGCTGTACGGCGCCGAGCCCGTGTTCGCCGCCTGCGTGGACGAGTGCGCCGACCTGTTCGGCGACCTCCTCGGGGTCGACGTCCGCGAGATCGTGCGGGCCGGGGACGCGGAGCGCGCGCACGGACCGGTCCACGGGCTGCCCGCGCTGTACGCGGTGTCGCTGGCCACCGCGAGGCTGCTGGAGTCGTGGGGGATCGTCCCCGACACGGTGCTGGGGCACAGCCTCGGCGAGTACACCGCCGCCGTCGTCGGCGGCGCCCTGCGGCCGGAGGACGCCGCGCGGCTGATCGCCGCCCGCTCGACGGCGATGGCCGAGGCCGCCGGGGACGGCGCGATGCTGGCCGTCCCGCTGGGCGAGGACGCGGCGCGCGAGCTGCTCGACCGGCATCGCGACGTCGACCTCGCGGTCGTCAACGCGCCGGAGGCGTGCGTGGTGTCCGGCCCGCGCGCCCCGGTGGCGGCGCTGGAGGACGAACTTTGCGCGTCCGGGATCGAGCCGTCCCGGCTGCGCTTCGACGGCGCCGCCCATTCGCGCCTGATCGACGGGGCGCTGCCCGCGATGCGGGCCGCCGCAACCGGGCTGACCGGGCGGGTTCCGGCGATCCGGGCGATCAGCACGGTGACCGGGCGGGCGGTGGGCGCGGAGTTCGGCACGGCCGAGCACTGGGTGCGCCAGCTGCGGGAGCCCGTGCGGTTCTCCGCCGCGGTGCGCGCGGCGGTCGGCGACGGGACCGGGACGTCCGCGCGTCCGGCCGTGCTGGTACAGGTCGGGCCGGGCGCGGCCCTGGCCGCCCTCGCGCGCTCCCACGGCCTGGAACCGCTGGTCGCCGCCGTCCCGGCGCTGGCCGTGGAGTCCGGCGCGGACGACCTCGCGGCCGCGCACGCGGCGGCCGGGCAGCTCTGGACGCGCGGCGTGGAGGTCGACTTCGCCGCGATGCACCGGCCGGGACGCCGCAGGGTGGCCGCGCCCGGATACGCCTTCCAGCGGCGCCGCTTCTGGATCGATCCGCCGCGCCGCCCGGCCGGGCTCGGCGACGGCGAGGCGCCCGACGAGACCGACCCGCTCCAGGTTCCCGTGTGGCGCCAGACCGCTCCGCTCCCGGCGCACCGCGCGGCGGACGGCCGCTGGCTCGTCGCCGGACCGGACGGCGCCGCGACGGAACGGCTCGCCGCCGCCCTCGCGGAGGCCGGAGCGCGGACGACCGTCCTGACCGGGGAGGGAGAGGCGCCGGACCCGGCTCCCGGCGGGGAGTGGACCGGCGCGATCGTGCTCGCCGGCGGCTCCGGCGGCCCGGACGGCGTGACCGGGGACGTGCTCCGGCACGCTCGCCTCGCCCGGATCATCGCCGCCGCGGAGGACCCGCCCGCCTTCCTGCTGCTGCTCACCCGCGGTGCGCAGCGCGTCGAGGGCGCCGACCGGCCCGACCCCGCGGCGGCGGCCGCGCTGGCGCTGCCGCGCGTCCTCGCGCAGGAGCAGCCCGGCCTGCGGTGGCGCACGCTCGACCTGGACGAACGGGCCGACGTACCGGCCCGCGTGCTGGACGAGCTGGCCGACCTGACCGGCGGCCGGGAGTCCGGCGTCGAGACGGCGGTGCGGAGCGGCGTCCGCTGGACGCGCGGGCTGCGGCCGTGGAGGCCCGCGGCACCGGACGGGACGCCGCCGCGGCGCGGGCACATCGCGCTCATCACGGGCGGCCTCGGGGACGTCGGCCTGACCACCGCCGCGCACCTCGGACGGCTCGGCCTGCGCGTGGTGATCACCTCCCGGAGCGGCCCCCCGGCGGACGGCGACCGGGCCCGCCGGCTGCGGACGCTGGCCGGCGAGGGCCTGGACGTCGAGGTGCGGAGGGTGGACGCGGCGGACGCGGCGGCGACCGCGGCGCTCGTCGCGGAACTGGCCGCGCGGGCCCCGATCGACCTGGTCGTGCACGCGGCCGGTGTCGTCGCGTCCGCCGATCTGCAGCCGCTGCGCAACGTCACCGCCGGGCACGTCACCGGGCACGTCGCCGCGAAGATCGAGGGCGCGCTCGCGCTGCGCGCCGCCATCGAAGCGCTGCCGCCGGACCGGCGCCCGGCGACGGTGGTGCTGATGTCGTCGGCGGGCACGCTGCTCGGCGGCATCGGCATGGGCCCCTACTGCGCCGCCAACCGCTACCTCGACGCGCTGGCCGAGGCGGCGGCCGGATCGACCGGGGAGGCGGGACCGTCCGGCGGGACGCGCTGGGTCAGCGCGGTCTGGGACGCCTGGAAGGTCGGGCCGATGGGCGGCGAGCGCCAGGTGCGCCTGACGTTCGCGCTGGACGCCCCGACCGGCATGGGCGCCCTCGACCGCATCGTGGCGGCCGGCGGGCCGGGCACGCCTCCGGTGGTGGCGGTCTCGACCACCGACCTGCGCGAACGCGCCGCCACCGCCGCCCACACCGAACCGGCCGCGCCGGGCGACGCGGACGAGGGCGCCGAACTGACCGCCGACCAGCGCGCGGTGGCCGAGGTGTGGTCGGACCTGCTGGGGGTCCCCGTGACCTCACCGGACGCCGACTTCTTCGCCCTCGGCGGCCACTCGCTGCTGGCGACCCGGATGCTGGACACGCTGCGCCGCGCCTTCGGTACCGAACTGCGGCTGCGGGACCTGCTGGCGCGCCCCACCCTCGGCGCCCTCGCCGAACTCCTCGCCGCGACCGGCGCGGAACCCGCCGCACCCGAGACCGTGCCCGTGGAGGCCGGGGAGGCCGGGGACGCCGCCGACGAAGCGGACGACGGCACGTTCCCGATGACCCGCGTCCAGCACGCCTACTGGGTCGGGCGCGGGGGCGGGTACGCGCTCGGCGACATCGCCTGCCACTTCTACCTCGAGTACGACTGCCCGGACCTGGACGTCGCCCGGTACGAGAACGCCTGGCGCGCGGTGATCGACCGGCACCCGATGCTCCGCACCGTCACCACCGCCCGGGGACGGCTGAAAACGCTCGACCACGTCCCCCCGTACCGGATCCGCGTGCACGACCTGACCCGCCTGGACGAGGACGGACGGGACGCGCGGCTGGCCCGGCTGCGCGCCCGGCTGTCGCGCGATCCGGGCCCGTCGGACCGCTGGCCGCTGCTGCACGTCGAGGCGGCCCGGCTGCCGGACGGCCGCGTCCGCCTGTTCATCGGCGTGGACGTGCTGGTGTGCGACGCGGGCAGCTACTGGATCATCGACCGGGAGGTCCGGCGCCGCTACGCGGATCCGGACGCGGCGCTGCCGGACATCGGCGTCGATTTCGCCGCCTGCGCCCGGACGCTGGAGGCCGAGCGGGACGGCGCGGCGTGGCGGGCCGCCGCCGGGTACTGGCGGGAGCGGCTGGACACCCTCCCCGGTCCGCCGCCGCTCCCGGTGAGCCCCCTGGACGGTCCGCCGGTGTTCGTGCGCCGCACCGCCCGGCTCGCCCCCGCCGAATGGGACGCCCTGCGCGCCGAGGCGGCCCGGCGCGGCACGACACCGACCGCCGTGCTGCTGGCCGCGTACGCCGAGACGCTGGCGGACTGGTCCGGCGGTTCGCATTTCGCGCTGACGCTCACCCTGTTCGACCGGCCCCCGATCCACCCCGACGTCGACCTGGTCGTCGGCGACTTCACCTCGCTGCTGATCCACGAGGTGGACCGCCGCGGGCCCGGCACGTTCGCCGGACGGGTACGGGCCGTCCACCGGCGCCTGTTCGCCGACCTGGACCACCGCGCGTACTCCGCCCTGGACCTGCTGTCCGAACGCGCCACCCGGACCGGCGAGGTCGGCTCGGTCCCGGTGGTGTTCACCAGCGCGCTCGGGCTGGAGGACCTGGTGGGCGGCGAACCCGACCTGCAGTGGGTCGGCGAGCAGGTGCACGCGTTGAGCCAGACACCGCAGGTCTGGCTCGACCACCAGGTGCTCGTGCAGCGCGGCGAACTGCTGCTGCAATGGGACGCCGTCGACGGGCTCCTGCCCTCGGACGAGGTGGACCGGGCGTTCGCCGCGTACGCCGACCGGGTGCGGACCCTGGCCACCGACCCCGCCGCCTGGGACGAACCGGCCCCCGAGCCACCGGTCGCCGAGCCACCGGTCGCCGAGTCGGTCGCCGAGCCGGCCACCGGACCGGCGATGGCGGCCGGACCGGCGATGGCGGCCGGACCGGCGGCCGCCGGGGCGCCGCGCGCGTCCGCGACCGTGTCCGACAACGTGCTCGTCCCGCTGCGGGACGGCACCGGCGACCGGACGCTCTTCCTGCTGCACCCGTCCGGCGGTGACGTCATGTGCTACGTGGAGCTGTCCGGCCTGGTCGACGCGGCGTACTCCGTCGTCGCCGTCACCGATCCGGGGCTACTCGGCGACCCCGCGCCCGGCGACCTCACCGGCCTGGCCCGCGCGTACGCCGCCGCCGTCCGGCAGCGCTCCGGCGGGCCGTACGTGCTGGGCGGCTGGTCGATGGGCGGAAGCCTCGGCCAGGAGGTGGTGCGGCTGCTCGCCGAGGACGGGCGGCACGTCGAGAGCCTGCTGATGTTCGACGCGAACGACCCGACCCACATCACCCCGATCGAGGCGCCCACGGCGGACGCGGCCGAGGCCGAGGCGACCGTCCGGCTGCTGGCCGCGTACGAGGCGTTCGGCGGCGTCGACCTCGGCACCGGCACGGAGGAGGAGCGCGCGAAGCTGCGCGGGCTCGCTCCCGGCGCGCGGTACTCCGAGGTGTCGCGGCGCCTGCGCGGCCACCGGCTGCTCGGCCGCCGCGAGGACGTGCGGGACCGGATCGCGGTGTTCGCCCGGCACCTGCGGGGCCTGGCCGCGCACGCGCCCGGCCGGGTCGGCGACGCGCGCGTCCGGACGCTGCTGGTGCGGGCCGACCATCCGGCCGCCCGCAACTCCGGCATCGGGATGGGCGTGGACGACACCCCGCCCGGCCTGCCCGACCTCGGCTGGGGCCGCCACCTGGCCGGTCCGCTCGACGTCCACGGCCTCGGCACCGACCACTACGGCCTGCTGCGCCCGCCCGCGCTGCCCGAGCTGGCCGCCCTGATCGACCGGGCCCTGCCCCGCCCCTGA
- a CDS encoding ABC transporter substrate-binding protein, which yields MKRFRAAAGVFALGLAMSALSACGGDSGSASGSDGTLRYVTVGAPAAATNDPHGGIPNQSDLVRFALLYDVLAKPRADGTTELRLAASITPDDKLTTWTVKLRTDAAFSDGSPVRAADVLFSLRRIHAKSAENFGRFTMFDVAASRIVDDHTLELKTTAPYAEVPRALESITFVVPEGTTNFDEPPAGSGPYTMAGGNLQNAVLERKDEWWGGRPPTERIEVRAVIDPQARAQAVLSGQADVASSVSPATARQARGNDAVKVVRRPGVIMYPFVMRLDREPFDDPRVREAIKLAADRKELLDKVFLGFGKVGNDLLTPADPTSPTGIPQRTRDVAEAKDLLEQAGHGDGLELTLATTTSYPGMDTAATLFAQQLEPAGITVKVVNEPPDTYWTEVFAKRDFYTGYFGGIPFLDVTRVSLLADAPTNETAWKRPAWDDAFAEALATADAGARKAALGELQRQVRDEGGYVVWATGDGLDLASSRVADLPTGPGFESQFIERTRLTS from the coding sequence ATGAAACGCTTTCGCGCCGCCGCAGGCGTGTTCGCACTCGGCCTGGCCATGTCCGCCCTGTCCGCGTGCGGCGGCGACTCCGGCTCCGCCTCCGGCTCGGACGGGACGCTGCGCTACGTCACCGTCGGCGCCCCCGCCGCCGCGACCAACGACCCGCACGGCGGCATCCCGAACCAGTCCGACCTGGTCCGGTTCGCGCTGCTGTACGACGTGCTGGCCAAGCCCCGCGCGGACGGCACCACCGAGCTGCGGCTGGCCGCCTCCATCACCCCCGACGACAAGCTGACCACCTGGACGGTCAAGCTGCGGACCGACGCCGCCTTCAGCGACGGGAGCCCGGTGCGCGCCGCCGACGTCCTGTTCTCGCTGCGCCGCATCCACGCCAAGTCCGCCGAGAACTTCGGCCGCTTCACGATGTTCGACGTCGCCGCGTCCAGGATCGTCGACGACCACACGCTGGAGCTGAAGACCACCGCGCCGTACGCGGAGGTGCCGCGCGCCCTGGAGTCGATCACGTTCGTGGTGCCGGAGGGCACGACGAACTTCGACGAGCCGCCCGCCGGGTCCGGCCCGTACACGATGGCGGGCGGCAACCTCCAGAACGCCGTGCTGGAGCGCAAGGACGAGTGGTGGGGCGGCCGCCCGCCCACCGAGCGCATCGAGGTCCGCGCGGTGATCGACCCGCAGGCCCGCGCGCAGGCCGTCCTGTCCGGGCAGGCCGACGTCGCCTCCAGCGTCAGTCCCGCCACCGCCCGGCAGGCGCGGGGCAACGACGCGGTGAAGGTCGTGCGCCGGCCGGGCGTCATCATGTACCCGTTCGTGATGCGGCTGGACCGCGAGCCCTTCGACGACCCGCGCGTCCGCGAGGCGATCAAGCTGGCCGCCGACCGGAAGGAACTCCTCGACAAGGTCTTCCTCGGTTTCGGCAAGGTCGGCAACGACCTGCTCACTCCGGCCGACCCCACCAGCCCCACCGGCATCCCGCAGCGCACCCGCGACGTGGCCGAGGCGAAGGACCTGCTGGAGCAGGCGGGCCACGGGGACGGGCTGGAGCTCACCCTCGCCACGACCACCTCCTACCCCGGCATGGACACCGCCGCCACCCTGTTCGCGCAGCAGCTCGAGCCCGCCGGGATCACGGTGAAGGTCGTCAACGAGCCGCCGGACACCTACTGGACCGAGGTGTTCGCCAAGCGCGACTTCTACACCGGCTACTTCGGCGGCATCCCGTTCCTGGACGTGACGCGGGTGTCGCTGCTGGCCGACGCGCCCACCAACGAGACCGCCTGGAAGCGCCCCGCATGGGACGACGCGTTCGCCGAGGCCCTCGCGACCGCCGACGCGGGCGCCCGCAAGGCCGCGCTCGGCGAGCTCCAGCGGCAGGTCCGGGACGAGGGCGGCTACGTCGTCTGGGCGACCGGCGACGGGCTCGACCTCGCCTCCTCCCGTGTCGCGGACCTGCCGACCGGCCCCGGCTTCGAGAGCCAGTTCATCGAGCGGACCCGGCTCACCTCTTGA
- a CDS encoding ABC transporter permease, which yields MSQLVSRPAWRLVSRFVVRPAVVLFLVSVAVFGATELLPSDAAQARSGGRASAGQEAALRAELGLDRPAWERYASWAGGLPRGDAGRSLVTDRPVSAVVAERLPATLALAGCALAVAVPLLLVLAWAAGTAAHAGSRAAGPLGGLITGAAAVPQIVFAAALAVAFAGPLRLLPPVSLLPATGSPLDAPEILVLPALALAVPAAAYGAVLLGGGVADVLRRPHVTAAVARGVPRARVALRHVLPHLAAPAARVVALVAGGLLASTAVVETVFGYAGLGELLVGAVGTRDTPVVQAVAMLAAVAVLGGLLLADALAALTRTGDAR from the coding sequence GTGTCGCAGCTCGTGTCGCGGCCCGCGTGGCGGCTCGTGTCGCGGTTCGTCGTGCGGCCGGCGGTGGTGCTGTTCCTGGTGTCGGTGGCGGTGTTCGGGGCCACCGAACTCCTCCCGTCGGACGCGGCGCAGGCGCGCTCCGGCGGGCGGGCCTCGGCCGGCCAGGAGGCGGCGCTGCGCGCCGAGCTCGGCCTGGACCGGCCCGCGTGGGAGCGCTACGCGAGCTGGGCGGGCGGGCTGCCGCGCGGCGACGCCGGGCGCTCGCTGGTCACGGACCGTCCGGTGAGCGCGGTCGTGGCCGAGCGCCTGCCCGCGACGCTGGCGCTGGCGGGCTGCGCGCTGGCCGTGGCGGTGCCGCTGCTGCTCGTGCTCGCCTGGGCGGCCGGGACGGCGGCGCACGCCGGGTCCCGCGCCGCCGGGCCGCTCGGCGGGCTGATCACCGGGGCCGCGGCGGTCCCGCAGATCGTGTTCGCGGCGGCGCTCGCCGTCGCGTTCGCCGGGCCGCTGCGCCTGCTGCCACCGGTGTCGCTGCTGCCCGCGACCGGCTCGCCGCTGGACGCGCCGGAGATCCTGGTGCTGCCCGCGCTGGCGCTCGCCGTCCCGGCCGCGGCGTACGGCGCGGTGCTCCTCGGCGGCGGCGTCGCGGACGTCCTGCGCCGCCCGCACGTGACCGCCGCCGTGGCGCGCGGGGTGCCCCGCGCGCGGGTGGCGCTGCGGCACGTCCTGCCGCACCTCGCCGCCCCCGCCGCGCGGGTCGTCGCGCTGGTGGCGGGCGGGCTGCTGGCGTCCACCGCCGTCGTCGAGACGGTCTTCGGGTACGCCGGGCTCGGCGAGCTGCTCGTCGGGGCGGTCGGCACCCGGGACACGCCCGTCGTCCAGGCGGTGGCGATGCTGGCGGCGGTGGCGGTGCTCGGCGGCCTGCTGCTCGCCGACGCGCTGGCCGCCCTGACCCGGACCGGGGACGCCCGGTGA